A stretch of DNA from Catenulispora acidiphila DSM 44928:
CAGCGCGTCCTGGTCCACCGCAGACGCCTCGTGGAAGGTCGAACTGCTTCGGGACGGAGACGTGGAGACCACAACGATGACCTGCGGTTTCCTCTACATGTGCACCGGCTACTACCGCTACGACAAGGGCTACGCGCCGCATTTCGCCGGTCGGGAGAAGTTCACCGGCCGTGTCGTCCACCCGCAGCAGTGGCCGCAGGACTTGGATTGCGCGGACAAACGAGTCGTGGTCATCGGCAGCGGGGCGACAGCGGTCACCCTGGTCCCCACACTGGCCCGAACCGCAAGCCATGTCACCATGCTGCAGCGCTCGCCGACCTACATCATCTCGCTGCCCAGCAAGGATCCGATCGCCAGCGGCTTGCAGCGGCTGATCGGCAAGCGCGCCGCGTACCCGATCGTGCGCTGGAAGAACATTGCGATCAACTCCGCGTCCTATCAGCTGGGGCAGCACGCCCCGGCCATCAGCCGGGCCTTCATCCGTGGACGGCTCAAACGTCTACTGCCCAAGGGCTACGACATCGGCACCCACTTCAACCCGCGCTACAAGCCATGGGATCAGCGGCTGTGCGTCGTGCCGGACGCAGACCTCTTCAAGGCCATCGGCGACGGGAGGGCTTCCGTCGTCACCGACGCCATCGAGTCCTTCTCCGAGTCGGGAGTGCGCCTTACCTCAGGACAGGAACTGAGCGCGGACGTCGTCGTCACCGCAACCGGACTGGACCTGGTCGGCCTGGGCGGCATCCAGCTTTTCGTGGACGGCGACGAGATAGTCCTGTCCGACACCGTGGCGTACCGGGGGGTGATGCTCAGCGGAGTGCCCAACCTCGTCTTCACCGTCGGGTACACCAATGCCTCCTGGACGTTGAAGGCCGACCTTGTCAGCCAGTTCGCCTGCCGCCTGCTGGCCCACATGGACCGTCACGGGCATCGCCAGTGCGTCCCCACCGAACCGCCCGGCGCGACCCGCCGTCCACTGCTGGATTTCTCTGCGGGCTACGTCCAACGGTCCATCGACCGCCTTCCGCGAAGCGGTACCGAGGACCCTTGGCGTTCCGGCAACAACTACGTACGTGACTTCGTCACCTTCAAGCGC
This window harbors:
- a CDS encoding flavin-containing monooxygenase; translated protein: MEDAEQQRDHTDGTTRHVDVLIVGAGLTGIGAAWRLQSTHPGKTYLIVEAREEIGGTWDLFRYPGIRSDSDMQTFGYRFRPWREPRAIADGASILQYIRDTAAEAGIDRHIRFRHRVVSASWSTADASWKVELLRDGDVETTTMTCGFLYMCTGYYRYDKGYAPHFAGREKFTGRVVHPQQWPQDLDCADKRVVVIGSGATAVTLVPTLARTASHVTMLQRSPTYIISLPSKDPIASGLQRLIGKRAAYPIVRWKNIAINSASYQLGQHAPAISRAFIRGRLKRLLPKGYDIGTHFNPRYKPWDQRLCVVPDADLFKAIGDGRASVVTDAIESFSESGVRLTSGQELSADVVVTATGLDLVGLGGIQLFVDGDEIVLSDTVAYRGVMLSGVPNLVFTVGYTNASWTLKADLVSQFACRLLAHMDRHGHRQCVPTEPPGATRRPLLDFSAGYVQRSIDRLPRSGTEDPWRSGNNYVRDFVTFKRARLDDQALHYSSPDPATAAVHPARTAS